The nucleotide window CATTTCTCACATTCAGAAcaagagaaaggtttctctcctgtgtgagttctctgatgttttACAAGGTTTAATTTGTTGACAAAAcacttcccacattcagaacacgagaaaggtttctctcctgtgtgagttctctgatgttttACAAGGTCCGATTTATTGACAAAACACTTCCCACATTcaaaacatgagaaaggtttctctcctgtatgCGTTCTCTGATGTTTTACAAGGTGTGATTTACCAAAAAAACGCatctcacattcagaacatgagaaaggtttctctcctgtgtgagttctctgatgtatttCAAGTTGTGACTGCCGGCTGAaaaatttcccacattcagaacatgaaaaaggtttctctcctgtgtgacttCTCTGATGTCTAACAAGATGCGACTGCTGgctgaaacatttcccacattcaaaaCACGCAaaaggcttctctcctgtgtgacttCTCTGATGTATTACAAGGTTTGATTTATTGACAAAAcacttcccacattcagaacatgagaaaggtttctctcctgtgtgagttctcgtATGTTTTACAAGGTCTGATTTACTGACAAAACACTTCCCACATTcaaaacatgagaaaggtttctctcctgtgtgagttctctgatgtattgCAAGTTGGGACTGCCGGCtgtaacatttcccacattcagaacatgagaaaggtttctctcctgtatgaGTTCTGTGATGTCTGACAAGGTCCGTTGTACTGACAAAACCCTTCCCACATTCAGTACATGAGAAaggttttgtttctgtgtgaattTTCTTTTGTCTAACAAGAGCTGATTTACTGATTAAATATTTTTCACATGCAGTATATGAGAAAGGTTTTGGGGTTATGTATACTAATTCCTTTGTAGACATATTTGATTCTGAGAGATTCCTTGAGTGTGAAGAGTTGAAATCCTTGGTCTTGTTATTAAGATATTTCTTCATATTCTTGCttagtgtatttctgttatcctgtccTTAAGAAAAACTTCTGCTGATGCAAATACCTGAAAGAAAATGTACTGGGAGTTAAAGAAAATCTGTCTATAAAGGATTTATTGTTTACCATACTTCGAAAAACTGACTTTATTTTCATGAAACATCAGAAATGCAAAACATTTATACTTCAGGAATGGCTCATGGCTTTTAGAAGAAGTTATTTTTTTACGTTTAAGCCTGCAAATATGGTTGTGAAATCTCCTGTGCGCACACACACTCTTTTCAAAgatcacatagaaacatagcatgggacggcagataagaaccattcagtccatctagtctgccctaaTACGCATTAggctctggccttatcttatagctaggatagccttatgcctatcccacgcatacttaaactcgttcactgtgttaacctctactgcttcagctggaaggctatcccatgcatccactaccctctcagtaaagtaatacttccagatattatttttaaacctttgcccctctaagttAAGACCATGTCCTGTTGTTGTggaagtttttcttcttttaaatatagtctcctcctttactgtgttgattcccctccccccccccccccccatctcatctttcctccaagctatacatgttaagatcctttaacctttcctggtaagttttatcctgtgatccatgaaccagtttagaagcccttctctgaactctcgctaaagtatcaatatccttctggagatacggtctcaccagtgttctgtacaatagcatgagcacttACCTCAttatactgctaatacctctccctatacaaccaaggattc belongs to Pelobates fuscus isolate aPelFus1 chromosome 7, aPelFus1.pri, whole genome shotgun sequence and includes:
- the LOC134568479 gene encoding gastrula zinc finger protein XlCGF17.1-like; its protein translation is MKKYLNNKTKDFNSSHSRNLSESNMSTKELVYITPKPFSYTACEKYLISKSALVRQKKIHTETKPFSCTECGKGFVSTTDLVRHHRTHTGEKPFSCSECGKCYSRQSQLAIHQRTHTGEKPFSCFECGKCFVSKSDLVKHTRTHTGEKPFSCSECGKCFVNKSNLVIHQRSHTGEKPFACFECGKCFSQQSHLVRHQRSHTGEKPFSCSECGKFFSRQSQLEIHQRTHTGEKPFSCSECEMRFFGKSHLVKHQRTHTGEKPFSCFECGKCFVNKSDLVKHQRTHTGEKPFSCSECGKCFVNKLNLVKHQRTHTGEKPFSCSECEKCFSQQSHLVRHKRCHTGEKPFSCSECGKCFSWQSRLAIHQKTHTGHKLCDVLIYQNVIVNSNNI